The sequence below is a genomic window from Nicotiana tomentosiformis chromosome 6, ASM39032v3, whole genome shotgun sequence.
tccttgagcggagagcttgattctgtgattgtggagttttgccttcgctactaTGTGAGTTTgacacaggtaagtccttcagtgtagaggacgatcgcctgcctccgatgcttgtgccaagaaactggagaggagctaaccttagctcatgtgatgaatctctattcccccaaaatcctCCACGAGGgtatgataaacctttgcaagcgtggccaccatgctttgttgtctagcatggatgatgacaacgatcgtgggtggatggagcggttcgttgcagttgcaaccaatgacatcattccgacaatggcttcatcctttccggttgcttggaaccgcaatcgtaagttctttgtataatattcttattacttgatattattttatggccgtatcatctcttcaccctctgcatgtttcagcaactcgatggctcccaccggtggtggaaggtttgaaccggtgggttcagaagattatGGACGTTACAACGCCCGAAACTCATTTGTGGAAAGAACTAGCCCTTAAGTACGGGTGGAAgtccaaaaatcatggtaactctaatttatcttgcttccatttttgtatatgaaaaacttggttgaacccttctgacttttcatggaattaggtctacctgcaggCTCTGTTGCtatccccgaggaggacgttctggctgatcctgctgatacagcgaggctgcttcaggaagcacttactcgaacatgTATCTTCGGGCCTGTTTCGGATGCAAatatttctttacggagtccccggccggaggataaacaaacaaagagaagacgctcctctgtggccggggaaaagaataaaagggcaaaGACGGATCCCCCTGAATCATCTCTGGTGGCGATGATGACTTGTCCTCCTTCTGGGCCGGTcgtagacaccgtgatgattgactATGATGAAAGAGCTTTTTTACACAGAaggcgacgatcctcatcatctcaaaatgatgctcaacctgttgagatAGTTGCACCAACTAAAGACGACGTCTCAGTactttggggagaatctgatttaGTAGAATATGCCAACTCCTACTTCCAGGCCCCAATTATTGTAACCGGTGCTGCGAGGCTGAGTACCAGCACTGCATTGGATGCAGCtgtttctcactcttcaactccatcagctctatctccaccttcaccaacaccagcacttgctacatcacttccatcttcatccactcttccaccagcagtTGCTATATCACCTCCATCGGTCGCACCTGACcgtgaagaaggtgttcctcttccacagtccccagttcataggaatttggggcaaaattatgccgccctttctgaagatccacaaaagaggaggaatgttactctttTGGTCTCTACCAGGTGAAACTTGTTGTCCCGGccagtggagcttgctaattatctaaagcctttggcttcagaaaaggaTTGAGAAAAGATTCAGgtactctcgggagagtgcttgttgaacaatgccatgcacaattcCGCACCGGTACGTTCCTTCCTTCCTCTATTATTTCTTTTACTTTGAACAAATGTATTCTAAATTTTACCTCTTCTTATtttataggccaactttcttgcttctgagggccttcaaaggttgattcgtgagaaaGAAGAGCTTACTTCTGAATGGGATCAGCTTTTGGCGGAACGGTACCAAATTGTTCTCCACCTCTCGGAATTGGAAATCAGAGCTGCTTAGGCCATTATTTTGGAGGCTCATTTGCAGCAAAGCGaacaagaagtggtaaccctcagCTAAGAAAATGGACcgttgagggttagatttgatgaggcAACGGCCAAATGGGCAGAAGTCCAGAATGTCATTCTTGTTGCAACCGACTGCGAGGCTGCCTTCGCTGAAAGAGTGATTGACTTggaagcagccttgaactccaaaagtgaagaaCTTCTTGTCGTGGAggcgaaacatgcccagctagaatagaagtataggaaaactatcgagcataataggttCTTTAGTTCAATTATCTGTGAGCTCGATATCAGCCTCCAATCTGCTAGATCTGCCAGGGAAAACCTTTCCTCCAAGGTCACTCAACTCGAAGAAGAACTTAAGCACCAAgcagcttccctcattgttgaaaaaacttattccatgtatagcactaggagaaaaaccttggaagaggccaaagctggtatcatcGATGTTGATGCCAACATTTCTAAGGCCCGAGatcttgagttggctgcaaaaaatggactcccggTGCAGTTTGATACTCCAGGTTCTTCCGATTTCAATTTCGAGTTTTCAGAAACTGAAGAAGGATTGGAAGGCGATGAGGCCGAAGGCCAAACTGGGGAAAGCGTTGAGCCATCGGCGAAACCAACTACTCTTTCCGGCAGTGCGGATACTTTTCTTCCTCCTGGACCCAGAGacgctgcagtttagcttttcctttcttttatcATTTTGTACTTGTAACGTTTTGGCCcattcttgtaaataaagacatacgTTTTGTTCAAATATTGGTTGAGTCTTACTTTCATTTAAGTATCCATGCAAGCTtttaacttttgcatttgctCAAGTATTCCGCGCATGTTGTTCAATTCATGCTTTACTATGTATAGTCTCGGATGCCTTTTCTTTGAAGCATTTCGGTTctgagtattatcccttttacgtgagggttttcaTGAATCTTTGTGCAAGTTTTTCTTTTACGTGAaagtttctatgaatatttgcgcaagtttgctttttgcgtccttttcatatgcgacttcgggtgtatttttccccgatgatATTTCGTTCCTGGTTGACGTGGtagtcattgttgtcgtatcctcatatcatccccccccccctCAGTATTTTAATGCGAAgaatgtgaattggaacactagaagtcttgTATCCTCAAAggtcccaccaatgaattgctaggtaatccttcactcggcaacatatcttgtttccccttaggaatccatgctacagagcgaaagaatacctaacagtcccctggtggtttgtgctcgtgaatggTCAGGTAACATCTGttcgatagcaaacttaacttccttaTGGGAATTTGCTATCAAACCAAAGATTACCCAATAGTCCCCAAGTGGAAGTTTGTTCGTTTGCCTTGATATCATAGGTCTTATTGCTGTTGTCTTTGTAGTATGATTTCTatcgctgcctcgttaaaaaccttgccagaaaaatccagTCGGGACAAAAACTAAACGAAGGGAAAAATAGtgtagcacatactttcagtttgaatattgttcatcagcaataatatcttttgaggtgtgcaacATTCCAGTTGCTGGGCATCTTGTCCCCATTCTGGTtgtccaactcgtatgaacctttcccagtgatagctgaaatccggtagggaccttccAACATTGGGCCTAGTTTTcccgcgttgagctcccgggtattttgtattactttccttagaaccaagtctcctactttaatAAAACGGAAATTGGCTCTTCAATTGTAATATCGCTCCATCCTCTGCTTTTGAGCttccattcttacatgcgccaagtccctgcgtccctcgagcagttccaagttgactaGCATTGCTTCGTTATTCGATTCTCCATTTGTctgagaatatctcaaagtgggttcgccTACTTCAATGGGGATTAAGACTTTAGCACCGTATACGAGGGAAAAAGTAGTTTCTCATGTacttgatttggccgttgttcggtaggcccatagaactctgGGCAAcacttcgggccatttgccttttacTGCTTCCagccttttcttgaggttttgaatgatcaatttgtttgttgactccgcttgaccgtttgcgctcggatgataaggcgaagatgtgattctctttattttcaagtcttcggggaactttgtaacttttgcaccgataaatttTGGCCTATTGTCGCATGTTATCTCTTTTGGcattccgaacctgcaaattatattttccaacAGGAAATAGACCACTCCGCGTTCTCTGATCTTCTAATAAGAACATGCTTCCACCTATTTAGATAAATAATCAgccaaaattaaaagaaaacttACATTTTcgggagccggtggcagcggtccgacgatgtacatcccccatttcatgaatagccatggggacagaaccgaatgtaagggttctgctgGTCGATGTACAAGTGATGTGTAGCATTGGCACtaatcacattttcgtacgaaatcTTTGTCGTCTTGTTCCATACGAGGCCAGTAATATCCAGCTCGTATCAATTTTAGCACCAAAGACTCTGCGCctgagtgattgccgcatatcccttcatggatttctctcatgacatagtcagcTTCTAATGCTCCTAAACACCGAGCCAGCATACCTTGGAAATATTTTCTATATAATTGGCCTTTCCTAAAGTTATAACGTGCAGTTTTGGTGCGCAACGCTCGTGAAGCTTTGGGATCGTCGGGCAACTTTTCGTGCTCGAGGTAGTTGATTATTtcgttcctccagtcccagacgaGACTAGCCAAATTCACCTCGTAGTAACCATCCATATCAAGGACTGAGCTCATCAGCTGTACCATCATTCCGGACTCCGATCCTTTTATTTCTGTCGATGAACCTATGTTTGCTAATGCATTCGCTTCTGCATTATCCTCTCTCAGGATAAGAGTTATTGACCACTCACGGAATCGTGCCAAAATATCTTGTACCTTTACCATGTATTGTTGCAtacttctttggtatcaaagatcccgtaaacctgatttaccaccagctgtgagtcGTATTTGATTTCTATAACCTCGGAATCAAGTTCTCCGGCCAATTTGAGCcctacaatcaaagcttcatactatgcttcattgttagttaaagggatcgtgttgatggcttgccttaaggtttcccctgaAGGCCTGATTAAAACTATTCTGAGCCCGGACCTTTTTACGTTCGaggctccatccgtaaataaggtccaaacccctaaTGCCGATTTCGACACCATGACTTCCTCCTTGGTTGCCAAAGGTAGCAGTCCTAGACTAAAATCGGCCGCGAAGTCAGcaaagacttgtgacttaattgcagtccttggtttatattctatgtcgaattcactcatttcgatggcCCAATTGGCTAATCTGCCTGAGATCAGGTTTAtgaaggatgttccgcaaagggaaagtagtcaccacaactATTGGGTGGTAATGGAAATAGGGCCTCAGCTTTCGAGGAGCGAcaacgagagctaaggccaatttttccaaatgtgggtagtgagtttctgctcccgttaaaattttgctaacgtaataaataggaaACTGCATACCTTCGTCCTCCCGAACTAAAATCGCACTTACCGCAAAttctgaaaccgcgaggtagaccAGCAATGTTTTGCCTTCTTTTGGTTTCTAGAGCAAttgagggcttgataagtacttcttcaggtccctcaaagCGTGTTGGCACTCCGAcgtccattcgaaattgttcttcttttttagcaatgtaaagaagcgatgacacttttctgacgaccgggaaatgaacctgatCAAAGTTGCTAACCTTTTtgtgagtctttggacttccttcatgTTTGATAATTGATCTGGGATAtcgtctatggccttgattttgtcaaggtttacctcttctttgacgaatttattcctggcctcagCAATAGGGCGCTTCTTCTATCGTACCAgtggtacgttgggatccaaacaCAGCTTGTGTACGGCTATTTCTGtcaggatacctgtcatatcctcgtgcgaccatgcaaaacaatcaatgttaattttaaggaattcaataaaatcagACCTGAGCTCGGGATGCAGCCATGCccccaagtgaaattttctttctaagaattctTCAAATAATGCCACTTTCTCTAGTTCCTCTGTCGTGGATTTCGTTGCGTCCGTTTCTtccggaacttggaaatatctcggcacctgatattgTTTTGAAGATTCTGCCCCTAGAATAACCTCTTCTAACTAGGGAGTAGgcatcggttcctgtaattgctatgttgtgcgctccttccctttgctactagaaactgagattgcattcatcttcCTCACTgccggttggtcacctcttatctgcttgattccttcgggtgtcggaaacttcagcaattggtgatacgtcaaaggtacaactttcatctcatgtaaccatggccttcctaagatgattttgtatcccatatcaccatccactacttcgaagagagttgttttcattactccttcagcaacgatctctccccgggtcatcacgctcgcaaggttgaatccagcgagaAGTTTTGTCGCCGGAATAATGcgtccggtgagtttagcttgttccAATACTCTCCACTGTAtaatattagccgaacttcctggatccattagaacacgcttaattttaaaatctaacacatttaatgagattaccagtgcgtcattgtgtggTAATAGCAATCCGTTTGTGTCTTCCtctgtgaaagtgatatcgtcctcCCGGAGTATTATActatgagttatcgatactttagtcttctttgccgccgaaaaggtgaccccgttaatctcgttccccccaaagatcatgttgatcatttGGCGTGGGGTTTCTTATCCTGCTTTCGAGGATTTCGTGTTGTCTCTGTTGTGActgtaattgttcttagctcgatcactcaagaattctcggagatgaccattcttcaatagcattgccacctcctcccgaagatgtcggcagtcccttTTTCGGTGACCGTTTGTCCCGTGGTATTcgcaccataaattaggatccctctggctggaatcGTACCTCATAGGTCTTGGGAATCGTgtttctttaatgttcctcatggcTGACACTAGTTCcactacactgacgttgaagttatattctgataagcTGGGGTAAGAAAGATCTTGATACCCCGACGTTTGTTTATCTTGAAGTGATATATTGCTTCGACCACGATCAGTCCCTCCGTCAATGGTAAACTTGTTTGTTGCTCGAACATTTCTGCCACGGCCTTCGGTACGCTCGTAGGGTAAAAACTGACCCCTCGAAGTCCGCCTATCTGCGTCGTAGTCATCCTTTAGTTTTTCTctattcttctcccgtcctttggctAATGATGTAGAACTGACTTGTttatcttcgatccttatctttgactcgtaccggttatgAATATCTGCCCAGGTTGTTGTTTGAAAGTCAAacaggctctccttcagcttccgggaagcgtctgaacctctcggattcaatcctttggtgaatgcttcagctgtcCATTCATCCGGGACGGCCGGGagtaacattctttctttctggaaccgGGTGACAAACTCTCGTAACAATTCTAATTCTCCTTGTGCGAttttgaatatgtcggccttccgggcTTGCACCTTTCTGGCCGCGACgtgagctttaatgaaagaattCGCGAACATCTCAAAGAAATCTATGGAATGCTTGGGcagtaatgaataccacgttagggctcccctcgtgagagtttcgccgaatttctttagcagcacaaattcaatttcgtgaggagctagatcGTTTCCTTTCACCGCCGTTGTGTAAGTGGTAATATATTCCtgtgggtctgaagttccatcatactttggaacttcatGCATTTTGAAATGCTTCGGGATTAGTGCCagtgccgcacttggcttgtacggtaattgaacatacttcttcgagtttgggcctttcaatactggtggtgcgccGGGGGTTTGATCCATGCGAGCGTTCACTTACCATGAATCATTCTCGTTATAAAGACCTGATCTGCTCCCCCCCCAGCCCCATCGGAGAAAACTTAACCCTTGGGAGTGTTGTTATCAATTCTTTGTGTTGTTTGGTCTGTGAGAACAACAGAAGGAATCGGATCGTGCCTCTTCGCATTATTCGAAGCACCTGATAGCACCTATTTCagttccgtcataacctgatcctgccgcgtgagatggcctagaatgattgcatgttgctcttgcaggatcctCACAGCATTCGCTACTTGCTGCTCGTCAGCATCATCGGTAATTCTTTCCCAAACCTATCGAAGGTACCGTCTGTCATGCACCGGTGTGGCGTCAttcccctcattgcgggtgtcattGATTGAGTCatcgaaatgaggttgatcccctcgaattttGGGGTTGTGTGcatcgttaacagtgttatctgccatttttatgatttttactaaGACAAAAATAgtcaaacacgttagtaaaagaggcaaggatcaatttaattgcacggctgtctaggccccacggtgggtgccaaactgtttaccggtAAAACGGTgcagttaaatttatacgcagtttctagataagtgaactaatttgatcctaaaataatataataatcgaaaAAATACGCAGTACATAGCCTTGGAATGTAGATAAAATAGCAAAGATAGTGATTCCGTGAACACGGTTTCTGAACACAGCAACGATGGGATCAAAAAGCAAGagagtgaaattgtataaagttttatatagaatataatatatgttcttgcCAGAAATTTCGTGTCATTTATAATGGTAActgaactcactatttatagttatgcctaaggaaaaaggtcctaggatcatgccctcctttaatgccaattatgagggtcattgattgaGATGTAATATTgagcataaatgtcaaattctctgtaacgaacttaatgttgtagaatattccttaATAAATACTACCGGGCGCAAAgtttttaatacacttttatgaataTTATCAATTCCGGCGACAAGCGTAGTGATTGCGTTCGGTCCTGAATCATCCCATCTTGGATTCCATGTGTCctacgtgtcatatcatattttaccatatacaatagatgatgatgatgatgatgttggtAATATGGCAGAAAATGTTGGCAATGATGCTGAAGAGGACAACAGTGATGAAGATATCGAGGAGAACGAGGATGATGGAGttgagaaaacaaagaagaggaAAACTGAGAAGGATGCTGAGAAGAAAgccaaaaagttgaaaaatactGAGAAGCGTGGTGATGTTCTGAGTGAGTTGAATGGTGAGAAGAAAGCCAAGAAGTTGAAAAGTGCTCAGAAACAGAAGAAGAGTAAATTGTCTTTGAAAGATGGAAAGAAGAGACTAGTGAGGTTGGGAAAAAACTGAAAGATGGGTCGGCAAAGAGTAAGAGATGCAAGATAAGAGCATAAGAATAATCAATTAGGAGTCTTTCTGATACCACACTCCTACTAACCTGGAGTATTCAACAGGGCATCACCTAAGCTTCAGCTGATTCCTTCTATCCTGAAGTCTTCAGCAGGCATTGCCCTCAGACTGTTTCTTGGGTCTCCTGTTTTACTTTTGGTATTTATTTTGTTATCAATTTTGATTTTGAAGGAATCCGTAGTTCAAATACTGACCTGCTGTGAGGAGCTGCTCTTCTATGTTAATCAAAGATATGTTATTTTATTTAAAGCTCTAatctttttcaaaaaaaaaaaaatgctgaAGTTAGGTCGAATAGGGGGTTGGAAGTATTTTTAATCTGCAATAGACACATTTCGATTAGATCAAACATAGACATGGTCATGTTAAACGCCACACATTCTTAGTGCGAAAGAAGCTTAGAGATAATTTTTCATGTTCTCATAATTGCGATTCTTCatgttaaatatattttttcatcTTGGACTGTGCATGCTTTGTGCCATACAAACTTGCTTTTTCAAGTTATTTCCTCAAAACGTAAGTCATACATAGGACAAAAATAGTGTTGCGGATAATGTCAATATGATTAACACATTGTGTATTGTGCTACTCTATTTGGACTTTTAAAGCAAATACatagcttatatatatgtagaatTTACAATTTTAAGAATTTCTGTCCGGCAGGATTTTTTCTTTATTGAGTTAGCTAAAAAAAATCAATATTCATTATTTTCAAAAACTTGCACttttttcttttaacaattttaaTGTTATGAGTCCAACATATCTTTAATAAGATTTTATGTCACTTTTAATAAATTTGGTACTCATTAGTATGAGGTCCAGAAACTAGTTAAACAAATAAAAGCAGCGTACAGTCACGTGAATCACTGGTATTCAATTAAAAGCAACGACAATAAAGTCAGTATTTTAAGAAGTCAGGGATGACGCAAGTTTCAGTTGAATGGAGCTTAAAAAATGGGTGAAAAAAATCAAGTGTTGAAATGCTAACCCATTTCTTTCAACCACAAGCAAACAAATTCAGCCTCGAGTCTTCTGTCTCCCCCAAAACCTCATTAAGTGTGTCATGTAATATCAATTTGCAGAGCAAAGTATGATGTATGATATCTCCAGTGATACTTacatagaaaaattaaaaattgaaataaaaaaaaaagaaatattacCCTCAAATAGGAACTTAAACCTAATTATACTACTGCTTCTCCTCTATCTCGTGATTGTTATATAAAATTTTAGTGGAAATTAAGTGCATAAACCcaaaagagagagaaagagagagagcaACCACTGGAACATTCCTTATGGTACATAATTCAAGTCTGACATCCATTTCCAACGTCCTAACTCAATGAAACCTAAGATTTTCCTAGGAAAAGTAAAGTCTATTATGGGAAAAAGAGAGATCTGTTTTGCATTTGCCTTAGTGGCAAGAATTTATCGATCAACTTCTTGACGCTAGAGAAAAAGGGTACGTAATTGGTTGTTTTATCTGGTATATACTTTTTCTGAAACAATTCTTAGCATTCTTATTAAATAAACTCTGCAAGTTGTCCGAAAATATGACAACCAGGATTCGAACTTCAAATACTATAATCAAACATTTATACTTTTACTAAATCCAGCACCAAACCTACTTTCACCCAATGATGCTACAGAGATACATGTAGGCATATATGTGCAGGTCAGCTTCCAACTATCATATTATTTCACTCTCAGACAAAGAAGATTTTTTTGGTTCACCTTTATGTCTACTCTTGCTTTCACGCtattgcacataattcaaatacttCTGCATACTTCTTTAAAAGAACTAGTTTTAGCGTATGCATTTTATGCGTGTACCTTATCTTAGTGAGTATAACACTATAAGTTATATGAATAATATTACTAAATTATGTACATTATAATATGAGATAGATTATGCAAACTAATACTAATAATAGTTACTACTATCTGATATTTACCTGAAATTTTGTGGTCATGTTTACTATAGTTTCCATCATTTGACATTGTTGGATTtgattcaatatacttgtttatCCTCCCAATGGCATAAGCACCTTTATGTTGGTCtatataaagaaaataataaaatcaattaataaattaataacaagaaataatattatcttttatttttttttataaatctcTCCCTAATTATGAAGATCTATAGTATTTCCATACTTCCCCTCCAacgtgactcgaacccaggacctaacggTCGTGAGCGGAGGTGCTTTTATCAATTGAGCAAGCCTAACTTAtcagaaattatatttgaaagaacgattcttctctatttttattttttaatgatttggtGAGGAGTTACTCCTTCCCAATGGTTTATGGTTTAGTTTTCGGTTACTAGTGATTTTTTAATGACTTTTATTAggtaaattttagttgattttaaaatctttaatattaGGACGTTTTACCTAGTTCAAATAAGAAATGCTTTGGTAAGAATTTTGTTTAGGTTTTTTtcttaaagtcctaaatattataaAAGTAAATAAAATTACAATTTTCTTGAATGTGAAATTTGTTTTTTTATAAGAATGGTATAAATAATACTCCATTAGAGTATGTGTAAAAAGTTATGcataaattgaaggaaaaaaaataagtTCAAGTTGATAAATGATTATCATATACATTTGACCATATTTAGCATCATCACGAAGCCAAAAAGTGCTAAATATTGCTTTCGAATGAATATGAAAGATGAGTAAACATTGATGAGTAGCCAAAATCAATAATTTGATTCTTATAAGTTCAAAATTCATGGGAACACTTCCTGTAGTTCTTTCCAAATTATATGAAAGAAAGCATATTGCTTTAGCAATTGGACAGACTAAGATAAAAGACGGTGATAATAAATTAATTGACTTTTATCCCTACAATATTTTTTAATTAGCTTTGCTGGTTTTGCATCATTAAGAAAAATCTAAAGAATCGAGCGTTTCCTTAAAAGACATGCTATCACCACATAAAGACTGAAGAAACTTTCATGCAAATTATATCCCATAACAATGAACTTGAATTATATCAACAACGATAGAACATGAAATTAGGTGACTCCTAAATGTTTAATCGTCCATTACACCAATGTAACAAAGAAACCAAATAGAGACACTCAATACACAATATTCTTAAcccaaaagaaaaatatgaccACAAAATAGAGTAATTAACAAATTTTCATAGATAACAGATGTAGCATAACTTGAAAAAAAACGATCCATAATAAAATGCAACTTGTACAACTAAATAGGACAACTACCGATAGTT
It includes:
- the LOC138894175 gene encoding uncharacterized protein; the encoded protein is MDQTPGAPPVLKGPNSKKYVQLPYKPSAALALIPKHFKMHEVPKYDGTSDPQEYITTYTTAVKGNDLAPHEIEFVLLKKFGETLTRGALTWYSLLPKHSIDFFEMFANSFIKAHVAARKVQARKADIFKIAQGELELLREFVTRFQKERMLLPAVPDEWTAEAFTKGLNPRGSDASRKLKESLFDFQTTTWADIHNRYESKIRIEDKQVSSTSLAKGREKNREKLKDDYDADRRTSRGQFLPYERTEGRGRNVRATNKFTIDGGTDRGRSNISLQDKQTSGYQDLSYPSLSEYNFNVSVVELVSAMRNIKETRFPRPMRYDSSQRDPNLWCEYHGTNGHRKRDCRHLREEVAMLLKNGHLREFLSDRAKNNYSHNRDNTKSSKAG